Proteins from a genomic interval of Sugiyamaella lignohabitans strain CBS 10342 chromosome C, complete sequence:
- a CDS encoding mRNA 3' end processing factor, which translates to MAEQDDEQIRLDYLDSLQELTFNSRPIITNLTVIAQENIQHAQIIAKAIEEHIHKVSNIDTGRRDRPSELFFTASVVVRNYIKQMIVVVVVAIAPDRHARRQASKLAS; encoded by the coding sequence ATGGCTGAGCAGGACGACGAACAGATTCGTTTGGACTATTTAGATTCGCTTCAGGAACTGACGTTCAACTCACGTCCTATTATCACCAACCTGACGGTGATAGCTCAGGAGAACATTCAGCATGCTCAGATTATAGCAAAGGCCATTGAGGAGCATATTCATAAGGTAAGTAATATTGATACTGGCAGAAGAGACAGACCATCTGAactttttttcactgcAAGCGTAGTAGTGAGAAACTATATTAAACAGATGATTGTCgttgtggttgttgcaATAGCACCCGACCGACACGCCAGAAGACAAGCGAGCAAGCTAGCAAGCTGA
- the PUF3 gene encoding mRNA-binding protein PUF3 yields the protein MDLGQHRSLSPSPALSQTSFKHHLLSNHFAESIVNGLYDTDSNSLDKSATSSQPDLVADSTLIADPKLALLSYDDDNSALSPASSVDSGNSKSIHATVPSISQTARADSSASASKTQGVTPYSTSFWGSITCLYPSVTGQNSFTSQSSISSILLPKEKEFNHLSSESRTSTNALSGMDEALAHSPASSYASISSSKSQADNGFQNYITNSIPNSNQTNNCPVGPMSQPLSIGATPRTSDPGKEDNMAIISPRLKSTALLSSSDQGSVFGFPGRAVPSRPRAGTFGTAGNSDDRDNGINSIGSILNGPGMASISHRESLFQSNNPILGKSQKEAEVLAAVAAPKISSASATSTSAVNPSVQLQGWLPHGLYQTSLLQPVSNMLDSTNMGGPTINQSSKAAPNHINGNAFDELQRVQFELSLANMEVERLRNELSQLQIAESSKAYQAQDGISGTGILNNDNLRVPFDINRPMTTRSPAPPLFAGSQVPLNCPTPGPLLVPTPGQAPPTWYNPPMDRQVLRNTNADSGQTTDSRTNFNFNLQMGQTAVLSPNLSADSNNPHLLYYPPTTSPIATSPLLTNPYEDYLYNQYEPQQSNKMVPPGVVDSASAAVAAGLIESTDTFYPINFQNEPLNYRKLLERSVGCDWKLIIDRIIMDNDQQASIFLQQKLKSATKVHKAAIISAIIDQAYLLMVNRFGNFLIQRCFEYGSPEEIAGITRSMHGHVVMLAMDPFGCHVIQKTLDCVDRDTKLLIIDEMLTNVKETMVHHYACHVWQKLFELRWNGSIPPRFMQQVNSELTGSWVEVALGETGSLVVQNIFENCAPEDKKPCIDEIVNNLDTVIRGQWGNWVIQHMVEHASEPYRQTVIDLIVDSAAIYSVDQFASKTVEKMLKMGDKEIIQAFLNKVIQKHPDRPRIPLIDSMVNGILLWIGNASVPGSASKARLAILASSVVYQAFFPILLTLSELFLTLFSCF from the coding sequence ATGGATCTGGGGCAGCATCGCTCGCTGTCGCCATCTCCGGCTTTGTCTCAGACATCTTTCAAACACCATCTGTTGTCAAATCATTTCGCTGAGAGCATTGTAAATGGCCTTTATGACACAGACTCAAATTCATTGGACAAGAGTGCTACCAGTTCACAACCGGATTTGGTTGCTGACAGCACTCTAATTGCAGACCCTAAACTGGCTCTTCTATCATATGACGATGACAATTCTGCTCTTAGTCCTGCTAGTTCTGTTGATAGTGGTAATTCCAAATCTATTCATGCTACAGTTCCATCTATTAGTCAGACAGCTAGAGCTGATAGTTCAGCAAGTGCTAGCAAGACCCAGGGTGTTACTCCTTATTCTACTTCCTTCTGGGGATCCATTACTTGCTTGTATCCCTCTGTCACAGGTCAGAATTCATTTACAAGCCAATCCAGTATATCTTCTATCTTGTTACCGAAAGAGAAGGAATTTAATCATTTGTCATCGGAATCTAGAACTTCTACTAATGCTCTTTCTGGCATGGACGAAGCTCTGGCTCACTCTCCGGCTTCATCATACGCATCTATTTCTTCATCCAAATCTCAAGCTGATAATGGATTCCAGAATTATATCACTAACTCAATTCCTAACTCTAACCAGACAAATAATTGTCCCGTCGGCCCCATGTCGCAACCACTTTCTATTGGGGCCACCCCCAGAACATCTGATCCTGGCAAGGAAGATAATATGGCTATAATTTCTCCACGCCTAAAATCTACTGCTTTGCTCTCTTCCTCTGATCAAGGCAGTGTATTTGGGTTTCCAGGAAGAGCTGTTCCGAGCAGACCCAGAGCTGGCACCTTTGGTACCGCTGGTAATAGCGACGACCGAGATAATGGTATTAACAGCATTGGTAGTATACTCAATGGACCAGGAATGGCCTCTATTTCTCATAGAGAGTCTCTTTTTCAATCAAACAACCCCATATTAGGAAAAAGTCAGAAGGAAGCTGAAGTTCTAGCAGCTGTTGCAGCTCCCAAAATCTCATCAGCCTCTGCTACTAGTACTTCTGCTGTTAACCCTTCAGTTCAGCTTCAAGGATGGCTTCCACATGGTCTTTACCAAACATCTCTCCTCCAGCCAGTTTCAAATATGTTAGATTCGACGAATATGGGAGGACCTACCATCAATCAGAGTTCGAAAGCGGCCCCAAATCATATTAATGGCAACGCGTTTGATGAGCTGCAAAGAGTGCAATTTGAATTATCGCTGGCTAATATGGAAGTAGAACGTCTTCGAAATGAGCTCAGCCAGCTACAAATCGCTGAATCCAGCAAAGCTTATCAAGCCCAAGACGGTATTTCGGGGACTGGGATTTTGAACAACGATAACCTTCGTGTTCCGTTTGATATAAACAGACCCATGACCACACGATCACCTGCCCCACCACTATTTGCCGGATCTCAAGTTCCATTGAATTGCCCTACTCCTGGTCCACTGTTGGTTCCTACCCCAGGACAAGCTCCTCCTACTTGGTACAACCCGCCAATGGATAGACAAGTTCTTCGTAATACAAATGCTGATAGTGGTCAGACAACTGATTCTCGTACGAATTTCAATTTTAATCTCCAAATGGGTCAAACTGCCGTTTTGTCTCCAAACCTAAGTGCAGATTCAAACAACCCCCATCTTCTGTACTATCCACCCACCACTTCGCCTATTGCCACTTCTCCTTTACTTACGAATCCATACGAAGATTACTTGTATAATCAGTACGAACCACAGCAATCTAATAAGATGGTTCCACCTGGAGTAGTCGACAGTGCCAGTGCAGCGGTCGCCGCAGGGCTTATAGAATCGACCGATACGTTCTATCCCATTAACTTTCAAAACGAGCCTTTGAACTACCGGAAATTGCTGGAACGGAGTGTGGGCTGTGATTGGAAGCTAATTATAGATCGAATTATTATGGACAACGACCAACAGGCGTCAATATTCTTACAACAAAAGCTCAAATCCGCTACAAAAGTACATAAAGCGGCTATCATTTCGGCCATTATCGACCAAGCATATCTTCTAATGGTCAATAGATTTGGCAACTTTTTAATTCAAAGGTGTTTTGAATATGGCTCTCCagaagagattgctggTATCACTCGCAGCATGCATGGCCATGTTGTGATGCTAGCTATGGACCCCTTCGGGTGTCATGTAATACAGAAAACCCTTGATTGTGTTGATAGAGATACCAAGTTACTTATTATAGATGAAATGCTCACTAATGTCAAAGAGACAATGGTACACCACTATGCTTGTCATGTATGGCAGAAGTTGTTTGAGCTTCGCTGGAATGGCTCCATTCCTCCTCGCTTCATGCAGCAAGTCAATTCTGAGCTGACTGGTTCTTGGGTCGAGGTAGCCCTTGGCGAGACTGGATCTTTGGTTGTccaaaatatatttgaaaaTTGTGCGCCTGAAGATAAGAAACCCTGCATTGACGAGATTGTGAACAATCTCGACACAGTTATTCGTGGCCAATGGGGTAATTGGGTGATCCAGCATATGGTTGAACATGCTTCTGAACCATACCGACAAACAGTCATTGATTTAATTGTTGACTCAGCAGCCATTTATAGTGTCGACCAATTCGCTTCTAAAACTGTCGAAAAAATGTTGAAAATGGGCGACAAGGAAATCATACAAGCCTTCCTAAACAAAGTGATTCAAAAGCATCCTGATCGTCCCCGTATTCCCCTCATTGACAGTATGGTGAATGGTATCCTTCTATGGATTGGTAATGCTTCAGTTCCTGGCTCTGCCAGTAAAGCTAGACTTGCAATCCTTGCTAGCTCGGTTGTTTATCAAGCGTTTTTTCCGATTCTGTTAACGTTATCTGAATTGTTTCTAACTCTTTTTAGTTGCTTCTGA
- the GGC1 gene encoding Ggc1p (Mitochondrial GTP/GDP transporter; essential for mitochondrial genome maintenance; has a role in mitochondrial iron transport; member of the mitochondrial carrier family; GO_component: GO:0016021 - integral component of membrane [Evidence IEA]; GO_component: GO:0016021 - integral component of membrane [Evidence ISM] [PMID 12192589]; GO_component: GO:0016020 - membrane [Evidence IEA]; GO_component: GO:0005743 - mitochondrial inner membrane [Evidence IEA,IEA]; GO_component: GO:0005743 - mitochondrial inner membrane [Evidence ISS] [PMID 10930523]; GO_component: GO:0005739 - mitochondrion [Evidence IEA]; GO_component: GO:0005739 - mitochondrion [Evidence IDA] [PMID 16823961]; GO_function: GO:0001409 - guanine nucleotide transmembrane transporter activity [Evidence IDA] [PMID 14998997]; GO_process: GO:0006879 - cellular iron ion homeostasis [Evidence IMP] [PMID 14629196]; GO_process: GO:0001408 - guanine nucleotide transport [Evidence IDA] [PMID 14998997]; GO_process: GO:0000002 - mitochondrial genome maintenance [Evidence IMP] [PMID 14998997]; GO_process: GO:0000002 - mitochondrial genome maintenance [Evidence IGI] [PMID 8905928]; GO_process: GO:0055085 - transmembrane transport [Evidence IDA] [PMID 14998997]; GO_process: GO:0006810 - transport [Evidence IEA]) codes for MSNHGRVTSLSQLNAVIFKDKADASVGRRAVSLFPGLGYAACYKILQRVYKYGGQPVANEFLGANYKQQFENAFGPKTGKAIMSATAGSLIGIGEIVLLPLDVLKIKRQTNPESFRGRGFLKVIADEGFGLYRGWGWTAARNAPGSFALFGGSAFAKEFIFKLQDYSSATWTQNFVASIFGASASLIVSAPLDVIKTRIQNRNFDNPESGFNILKNMAKNEGFSAFFKGLVPKLLTTGPKLVFSFALAQTLIPAFDKILSPPKL; via the coding sequence ATGAGTAACCATGGTCGAGTGACCAGTTTGAGCCAGTTGAACGCTGTTATTTTCAAGGATAAGGCCGACGCCAGTGTGGGTCGTCGTGCCGTGTCGCTTTTCCCTGGTTTGGGATATGCTGCCTGTTACAAGATTCTGCAAAGAGTTTATAAGTACGGAGGTCAGCCCGTTGCCAATGAGTTTTTGGGTGCTAACTACAAACAACAATTCGAGAATGCGTTTGGCCCTAAGACTGGTAAGGCTATTATGTCAGCCACTGCTGGTAGTTTGATCGGTATTGGAGAGATTGTTCTATTGCCTTTGGACGTTTTGAAGATCAAACGTCAGACTAACCCCGAGTCGTTCCGTGGTAGAGGTTTCCTCAAGGTGATTGCTGACGAAGGATTCGGGTTGTACCGTGGCTGGGGCTGGACCGCCGCCCGTAATGCCCCTGGATCGTTTGCTCTTTTCGGAGGTTCTGCATTTGCTAAGGAGTTTATTTTCAAGCTGCAAGATTACTCTTCTGCCACCTGGACCCAGAACTTTGTTGCCTCTATCTTCGGTGCTTCGGCCAGTTTGATTGTCTCAGCTCCTTTGGACGTCATCAAGACCCGTATTCAGAACAGAAACTTCGATAACCCAGAGTCCGGTTTCAACATTCTCAAGAACATGGCCAAGAACGAGGGTTTCTCGGCCTTTTTCAAGGGTCTTGTTCCTAAGTTGCTCACCACTGGTCCCAAGCTCGTGTTCTCGTTCGCTCTTGCTCAAACCCTCATCCCTGCCTTTGACAAGATCCTCTCACCCCCCAAGCTCTAA